The genomic stretch ACCTGGTCAACCAGGTCCAGCCCCTGACCCTTTTTCTAAACGGGCTCACGGCCCTTTTTGCCACCTTCGGGTTTGCGAGAAGCGGCTACGTGGAGTGGAAAAAGGCCATCCCTCTTGCCGTAGTCACCACCGCCGCGGCGCCGGTGGGGGCCTTTCTCACCCGGTTTATCCCGGTAATGGTCATCTGGGTGGCCTACCTCCTTTCGGTAAGCTATCTGGCCTACCGGCTCTTTAAGCCCGTAAAAGGCGAGGAGGGCCGCAAAGAAAATTTTAAACTGGCCCTTATTTTGGCGGTTCCCATCTCGGTGCTCGCCGGTTTTCTGGGCATCGGCCCGGGATTCCTCCTTATGCCCACCCTCATTCTTTTGGGGTTTGAGCCCAAGAAGGCCGCGGGAATCAATGCCTTTGCCGTAACCCCGCCTTCTTTTTCGGCCCTGATCCCCCACCTCAGCACCGCTAAGTGGGACCCGGTCTTAACGGCCTCTTTGATTGGTGCAGGGGTGGTGGGAGCCTTTCTCGGGGCGCGCTTCACCAGCCTCTACGTCCCCAGCAACCGCCTGAAACAGCTTTTCGGCCTGCTTATCGTGGTGATGACGGCTTACAAGATTTACACCCTTTTAGGAGGTTAGCTATGAAGCATGTCTGGGCCATATTTTTTATCGCTTTCTTTATCGCAACCCCGGCCCTGGCTGGGGAGGGGGCTACGGACAATTCTCCGGATTGGTTTTTTCCCAAATGGGCGGCCGAAGCCCCTAATAACAAGCCCATTAAGGTGCTTGATACTGAGGCTCCGCTGGGGCGTTACGCCCTGAAGACCAAGGAGATCGGGCTTAAGGACCTGGCCCGCATCCACGGCCACCTCTGCGACGGGCTGGCCTTTGCCTTCGTAGCCATAAGAGAGGCCCTCTTAAAGCTCTTTCCTAACGGAGTGGTGGACCGGACGGACATAAGGGTGGTCACCAGAAATAGCCCCTGCTTTGTGGACGCCGCTACCCTTATGACCAGGGCCCGGATCAACTTCATGACCGTGAGGGTGGATAACTCCCTGGGCTGGGAATTCATCGTCCAGAAAATCTCTACGGGAGAGGCCTACCGGGTAAGGCTTAAATCGGGCTTCATTCCCCGGGATTTTGAAGAGATCGAAAAAGAAATCAGGGCCCGGCGCAAGAAGGGGCTTCCGGTCTCCGCCAAAGAGATTGACCACTACGAGGAGCTTCTTTCGGCCTTTATCCGCAAGCTCCTCTATACTCCGCCTGAATGGTTCATTATCGTTGAGCGGCTCCCCCACTATGAGTTCCGCTTCCTGGATCTTTTGGCCCCGCGTGGAGACATTATCAATAAAAACGTGCCAATGGGAATTCATTCCTAACCCGGTTTTTTCCCATAAGGAGTAGTTTCAGAGCACTCTCTTGGGCCTTTTCTCCTGAATAGCCCCTTCCCTTGAGGCCATATAATAAAGCAAAAAACGCAATTTTTTTCGAAAAATACTCATAATTTGCAAAAAACCTTTTTGTTATTGCTTAAATTTTACTCTTTATTTATAGCCTTCTTTAAGTGTCGGCCTCTTTAGGCCATTAATCAAAAATTAAAAGATCGAATTATTTAAGAGGGAGGTCATGTCTGTTCAAATCTTTTGGGATCCTAAAGGACTCGAATTAGATTCCCTGGGATCGAAAAAGTTCTTAAGGGCTACCGATGGTGATACACCTTATGTATCCATCTCTATCCGGATGTTGAGCATCGACACCCCCGAAGTGCACTATCCTGGCAACCAAAAACCCTCCAAGCATGATAAAAAGCTTACCCAACTTGGAGAATGGCTTAAAGAAGGAAAAGTGCCGATAAAGGATAGTCTGGCTGAATATCTCTACCCCAAACTTGCCAGTGGGAAAGCCGGAAGTCTTCAGGAGAAACAGGGACGCCTAGCGGCGGAGTATTTTCGAAAACTCCTTGAAAAAAGGCTCAGTGATCCCCAAAAGAAGCGCAAGAGGGGGATCTTCTTACGAACTGCGGACAAGCCTTTTGATCGATACGGACGCCTCTTGGCCTACATGGCCCCCTACTACACCCCTGAAGAAAGAGCCCGGATGAGCCGAAAAGATCGAGCTACATTCAACCTTCTGATGGTAGAGTCTGGTTGGGCGGCCCCTTTTTTGATCTATCCAAGTCTTCCGAGATACCAAGACTTGGTACTCTTTTGGGAGGCGGCCAAAAGAGCCTTCGAAGAAAGGGACGGCGCCTGGGCTGAACCTCTGATGCTAACAGGCTACGAGTTTCGGATGTGCGTAAGACTCTATGAGGTAATGAGAAAGCTCATTAAGGGAAAACGTTTGTCCTCGCAGGAGAGAAAAGGCTGGATCACACGCTATTGTGCCGATCTCACCACCTGTAAAATTTACGAGCCCCAGGATTATCATCGGGTACCACCTTACAATCGGCTCTTTATCTGGCCAGAAGATGTCACAGAAGCCGTGGGAAGGTTGAATCTGGTGTCAGGGTATTGACTTTCAGACTATAAATCTTGCGCCCCACCTTAACAGACACAGAAGAATATATGAGAAAGACTCTTGCCCTGAATATCTGAATAAAATCGAATGACCTTTTGGCCTGGATTTCCTCAGATGCCTCTTTTTGAAGGGCCCTGTCAGATTAAGTCTGAGCCAAGGGTTTAAGCTATTTGGGGAAAAACACTCCAGGCTTTCTTGCAATGGAATTTTTCCCTTTAACCTTAAACAACAAGCGAATACGGCTACTTGAGCGGTAACTGATACATTCTTTTTTTGGCAGAGTCCCCTCTCCTCCCTAAATAAGATTCAGAAATGATATCTTTTGATTCTGGACTTTGGCAAAACCACCATCCAGTGTTAGCCTTTAAGGAAAAGACTCCTTTTTAAGGGGTACTTCCATGTGGCGGAAGATTCGAACTCTTCTTGAAATGATCAAATTTGAACACACCATCTTTGCCCTTCCCTTTGCCTTCATGGGAGCCGTGCTGGCCGCACGCGGCATCCCCGAAGCCAGGACTTCTCTCCTTATCCTGGGGGCTATGGTAGGGGCCAGGACTGCGGCTATGGCCTTTAATCGCCTGGTAGATTTATCCTTTGATGCCGCCAATCCCCGGACTCAAAACCGTCCTCTGGTAACCGGAGAAGTCAGACCGGGTGAAACCTGGGCCATGATCCTTATCGCCTCAGCCCTTTTCTTCTTCTGTGCCTGGCGCCTTAACTCCTTGACCCTAAAGCTTTCACCCCTTGCCCTGGCTATTCTCCTGGCCTATTCCTACACCAAGCGGTTTACCTGGCTTTGCCACGTCTTTCTGGGGCTGGCCATCGGTCTGTCTCCTCTTGCCGGTTGGATAGCCGTCACCGGAGCCTTCTCCTGGGAGCCCGCCATCCTTTCTCTGGGGGTGATGTTCTGGGTGGCTGGTTTTGACATTCTTTATGCCTGCCTTGATGAAGAGTTTGACCGAAAGGTGGGGCTTTATTCCATTCCGGCCCGTTTTGGCCGTCGGAGAGCCTTTGCCATCTCTGCCTTATTCCACTCTCTGGCCTTTGGCCTCTTTGTTCTGGTGGGGCTGTTGCTTTCGCTGGGCTGGATATATTATCTCGGATTGACTGTCACCCTGGGGCTTTTTATTGCCCAGAGGGTAGTCATATCACCGGATGATCTCTCAAAAATGGACCTTTCCTTCTTTACCTTCAACGGGGCTATCAGCGTGGTAATGTTTTTAGCTACTGTTTTTTCCCTCATCTTTTGAGATCAGGAGCTCCTTGAGGACCTCCGTCAGTTCATTCAGGCGGTAGGGTTTGTTAAGAATGGCCTGGAAGCCGTAGCGCTGATAATCATTCATAATAGGGTCACTGGAGTAGCCGCTGGATACAACCACCTTGGCCTTTGGATCTATCTGGAGAAGTTTGGCAACGGCCTCCTTTCCCCCCATACCTCCAGGAATGGTTAGATCCATAATCACCAGGTCAAAGCCCTGATCACGGTCCCTGGCTTGGGCGTAAAGTTCAAGGGCCTCCCGTCCTTCCCGGGCAAAGGCCACCTCACAGCCAAGCAGTCTGAGCATCTCCCCCAGAGTCTCCCTTACCAAATCTTCATCATCCATAACCAGCACCCGGGCCCTTATCTCAGGGGAGATCAGACGACTCTCTTCCGGGGCATTTAGAACCTGGCCTCCACTGGCCGGAAGAAAGAGATAAAAGACTGTCCCCTCTCCTGGCTCTGACTCCACGGTAATATGGCCGCCGTGGCGCCTTATTACGGAAAAACAAGTAGCCAGCCCCAGGCCACTGCCACCAGGTTTGCTGGTAAAGAAAGGATCAAAAATCCGAGGAAGAATATCCTCCGGAATGCCCACCCCTTCATCCCTGATGGAGACCTTGACGTAACGCCCCGGAGAAAGGGGAAGACCTGCTTCAGGGGTAATGTGAACATTTTCGGCCGAAATCTCGAGAACACCTCCGTCAGGCATGGCCTCCACAGCGTTTATAACCAAGTTGTTGATGACAATGCCCATCTGATCCTCATCCACCTCTGCCGGCCAAAGCTGTTTGGGAAACTTGAAGCGGGGAACTACCCGGGAACCCCTCAGGGCAAAAGTGGTAGTCTCGGTAATCAGATCTGCCAGAGAGACTATCTTTTTAACCGGGGAGTCTTCTTTAGTGAAGGCCAGCAGTCTCTGGGCCAGGGCTTTTGCCCTCAATGAGGCCCTCTCGGCCTGATCAAGCAGAGAATAAAGAGAGCTTTTTTCTCCGGCCCGGAATTTGGCCAGGGAAATGTTCCCCAAGACGGCGGTGAGAATGTTGTTGAAATCATGGGCGATACCTCCGGCCAGAACAGCCAGAGACTCAAGCTTACTGGACTTAAGCATTTCCTCCTCAAGCTTTTTCTTCTCCGTGATGTCCCGGAAGACCATTACTGCCCCCACAATAAGGCTCTTTCTCTCGTGGATAGGGGAGCAAGTGCCTTCAATGAGCCGTTCCGAGCCGTCTTTTCTAAGCAGAAACCCTTCTTTTATCTCCACCAGTCTTTTTTCTCGAAGACAGACTCCCACCGGATCAAGGCAGCTATGATTATCCTCCTTAAGGCGAAAAATCTCCCTTAATGGACGCCCCAGGGCCTCTTTTTCTTCCCAGCCGGTTATTTCCTCGGCTGCTCGATTCATCATCCTTACCAGCCCGGTCTCATCCGTGGACAAGACAGCTTCACCAATAGAGGTCATAGTTACCGCCAGGCGCTCCTTTTCGGCCGAAAGTTCGGCCTCGGCCCGTTCTCTTTCCTGAATTTCCTGAAGGAGCTTTTGGTTGAGGACTTCCAAATGGGCCGTTCTCTCCCGGACCTTTTCTTCCAGATGGTTGCGAGCCAGTTCCACCTGCCTTTTGGCCTCTCTTAGTCGGCGATTAAGATTGCCCACGTAGACAGCAATGGCGCTGTTCACCACGGCAAACAGCAGAAGCAGCACCACCCAATACCAGTATTTACGCACGGCCTCTTTAAGGGTGAAACGGCCCAGGGATTGATATGGACCGATCCGGAGCTCTTTGAGGCACTCATGAACGGGCTGATAATTCTTGGGGATGGTCCAGCCGGCAATCCCGGCGGCCTTGGCGGCGGGAGACTCTGGAGACATCTTCATCAGGGCAATGGCCACCTGTTCGGCCAGATCGTCGGGGGTCTTTGAGGCCTTGGCAAAAGGCCATTCAGGATAAAGGCGAGTGCTAACCCTAAAGGGGAAACCGGGGTGTTTTTTGGGGGACAGGATCCGAAAGGTTTTAAGATCTATCTTTCCCTCCTGGGCCATGGTCTCCAGGGTATCGGTTCTCACCGTACCGGCATCTACGGCCCCTTCAAGGACCGCATAGACAACCTCGTCATGGGTCTCCAAGAAGACCACCTTTTGGAAGTCTCTTTGAGGAGAAATCCCCCTTTCTTTAAGCTCACGCCAGGCCATTTGCCAGCCACCGAAAGAGTAGGGATTGACCGCGGCAAAACTCTTTCCCCGTAAGTCAGAAAGATCTCTGATGTCGAGACGATCAGCCCGACAGAAAATCACCCCTCCAAAGAGGGTGTAGGCTCCACCGTGACGACTGTTTTTAAGGGTTGCGATCCGGCTGGCCCCGTTTAGGGATTCAAACTCTACATACATGGCCGGATTGGCCAGAATGAAGTCCAACTCATTGTTTTGAACAGCCTCTCTCAGGGCATAAAAGTTCAGGGGCACCAAGATGAAGCGATACTGAGGCAGAGTTTGGTTGAGATAGGCCACCATGGGGGCCCACCTCTCCAGGGCCTTAAGTTCTCCTCTTTTGGCCAAAACACCAACTCTTAGGGTTTGGGCCGACGAAGAGGAGATACAAAGAAAGACAGCACCTAAACAAAGAATTAATTTAATAATTTTCTTCATAACTATTCTAGCTTCTTATATTTTAAGATCGGCAGAGAAAAAAAGAGAAAAAAAATAACAACTTCTCAGAGTCAAAACCATAGGGTTGATCCAGGAAGTCGCCCGACCTTGCTGCTTCGGAAGGCAGGCCGTAAAATAAAAAATTCTGATTAGCAACTATTCCCAAGCCGATTTGGGAAGAAGGTTCCGGACAGAGAGCTTTAAGGCCAACAATGAAAGATCGGACTTCCAGCCTCATCTACCCTCAGGTACCATCTGGTTATCGGCCCAGTGGTCAAAAAAAATCAAAGGGCGTAGAGACGGCAAACTTCCGCATCCAGAATGAAACCTCTTGAGTTAACCATCTCTGGTCTTCACAGTTACCGGGAACCGGTAAAGATAGACTTCAGCCCGGCCATCGAGGCTCAGATTTTTGGGATCTTTGGCCACACCGGTGGGGGGAAGTCCACTATCCTTGACGCCATCACTTTGGCCCTGTTTGGCCGCACCGACCGTCTGGGGCGATCCCTTAAAGAGGCCATCAATCCCCACTGCCGGGAGCTGTCAGTAAGCCTGACCTTCGAGGTCGCCGGCAAAGTCTTCAAGGTCTCCCGGACCATCCCCCGGGAGGGACGCTCCCGGGTCCTTCTTTGGGGAAAGCAAGAAGACCGCTTACAGGAGATTGCCGAAAAGGATCAAGAAGTCAGCCGAAAACTGGATAGCGTCCTGGGGATAGCCTTTGAAGACTTCATCCGCATGGTCATCCTCCCCCAGGGTAAGTTCGACCGCTTTCTCTTTCTCCGCCCTGAAGAAAGGGCCCGCATGCTGGGCCGCATACTGAACCTGGAAAGACTGGGAGAGCCCCTTTATGAACGGGTAAGGGAGGAATGTCAGCGACACCTGAGAGAGCTGGAGGGCCTTAAAGGGCAGCTTGAGGCCCTCAGGTGGGCCACCCCGGAGGCCCTGACCAAACTGAACCGCCGAATTAAGGCCCTGGCCTGGGGAAGAGAGCATCTCGACCGAAAACTCAAAAAGATATCCCAGAGACTCTCCAGACTAAAAGAGCTAAAGGAGTGGCTCGAGCAGGAACAAAGGCTGGAATTTGAGCTTAAGACCCTGACCAGAGAGGCCCCTAAAATCAAAGAGCTAAAGACAAAACTCCGGCTGGCCCAGGCCCTGGCCCCCCATTCTCGAGACCTTAAACGTTTAAGGGATATCGACACCGATATAGACAGGGAGCAGAAGACCAAAGAGCGACTTTTGACCCAACTAAATAAGGCCCAGGAGAGGCTAAAAAAGGCCGAAGAGCAGTATGAAAGTTTTGAAAAACGCTACTCAGAGGAGCTAGAGAACCTCTCCGCCCGGGCCGAAAAGGCCCAACGAGCTCTCAAGTTAGAGGAGCGGCGGCAGAAGGCCAATGAAGAGATCAAAAATCTCCATGGCCATCTGAAGGGAATCTTGGCGGAGATCGACCAGGTCAAAAAACAGCAACACCGTTTGCAGCAGGGCCTCTGGAGTCTTGAGGCTCGAGAAAAGAAGATCTCCTTAGAGCTGGCCCAACTTAAATTTGGCAAGAAGGAAAAAGAACTCCTTAAGCTCCTTGAGGCCAGCCCCTTAAGTGAAGCCCTGGCCCTCGAGAAGACCTGGCGGGAGAAAAGGAAACGCCAGAAAGAAATCAAAGAGGCCCTGGAAGAAAGAGGCCATCGTCTGGCCCAAGAATTTAATCTTTCCTTTGTCGAAGCGGGAAATCTTCTCCAGCAGATCAAGGGGCTTCTCGACCGTCTTCAACAAGAAAAAGAAAGGCTTCTCCTCGAAATCCAGGCCAGAGAAATCATCAATCAGCTGGCCGAAAACCTCAAAGCCGGGTTTCCCTGTCCGGTCTGCGGCTCTCGAGAACATCCTTCTCCAGCTCAAAAAAAGGAGGATACAGAAACCTCCCAAAGGCTGAGAGCCCTTGAGGATCGAATTAAGAAGATAAAAAGATTCCTTGAAGAGGCTGAAGGGCTGGCTCAAGATGAGACCAGGCTCAAGGCCTTAGTGGAAGAGATAACCCTTCTTGGGGAGCGAACCAATCAAATAAGGTCGGAGATCATTAACCAGACCGGGCTCCCCCCTCTTTTTTCTCTGACTGATCTTCAGCGAGAGAAGGAACGCCTCCTCAACCTTCACTATCAGGAGACCGACCTCAGGGAGGAATCCAGAAGAGTCCTTGAGCAACTGGGGCGGGTCCAGCAGGAGGCCTTACACCTTCAGGAGAAGCTTGTTCGACTGGGGCAGGAGAAAGAACAACTATCCGTAAGGCTTAAAGAACGCCAGAGAGAACTAGCTGAGCTTAATCAAGAGATAAGGGAACTTACCGGAAAGGTCTCCCCTGATAAGCTGATCATCAAAATTCAGACCCAGATGGAAGAGTTAAACCGGGAAAAAAACAAATTAAAGGAAGAGGTGACAGAACTGCGCCAGCACAGCCAGGGCCTGGAGAAGAAAGCAGCTGAGATCAGAGAGCACTTAAATCAGCTATACAAAGAAAAGAAGACCCTCTTGACCCAGGCTGAAGAGCTAAAAAGTCGTTTTAAGGCCACCCTTGAAGAACTCTATCAGCTCCTGCTTCCCCCCGAAGTAATGAAAGAGCTTGAAGAACAAATCCAGAGTTTTGAAAAGAGGCAGACCAGTCTCGCCTCCCGCCTTGAGGAGGTAAGACGTAAAATTAATGATCTAGGCCCAGGGCTCTCGCCTGAGGAGATCCCGACATTGGAAGATCTAAAGACACGGCTGGAGAAGGCCATCGGCTGGCTCAACCAGCAGGTGGGACGGACTACCGAAGCAGAAAGAAGATTGAGGGAGGCCCTGAAACAGAGAAAAGACCTTCTCCGCCAGGAAAAAGAAATCCGGGCCGCCAGCGAACTGGCCCACGAGCTCAAAAGGCTTATCCAGGGAAAGGCCTTAGTCAAGTTTGCCACCCGCTTTTATTTGGCTCAGGTAGTCTCTTTAGCCAACCAGATGCTGGAGGATCTCTCCGGCGGGCGCCTCTTCTTGGCCCCTCCAGACGAAGAGCTCAACCTGGCCATTCATGACCTGTCCGCGGGCAATGTCCGTTCAGTCAAGACTCTTTCGGGCGGAGAGAGGTTTCTGGTTTCTTTCAGTCTGGCCCTGGGGCTTTCCGGTTATATTCAGGCCCAGCGGGCCAAACCCATAAACTTCTTCTTCGTTGATGAGGGTTTCGGGAGCCTGGATGCAGACCTCCAGCAACAGGTAGCCAAGGTGCTGGAGAGAATGCTGGCCGAAGGGCGTGTTGTGGGGCTTATCACCCATCTTGAAGCCTTCAGAGAGATAGTCCCGGCCTATTTCTGGGTGGAAAAGGATCCTCAACACGGAAGCCGGGTGCGTTTTATCAAGAACTTTGTTTAAGGCTGTCGGCAAGCGTCTCCGCTAAGCTCTGGGCCTCATCGAAGTGCTCAAGCTGACAGGCCGCTTCAAGGTCAGTTATCTTGAGAAGAAGCTCCAGGTGTCTCCGGGAGGGAAGATCGGTTCGGGAGAGAAGTTCCCGCAATTGCCTGGCCTCTTTAAGACAGGAGGCCAGGAGCTCTTTTCTTTTATTCAGGGCCTCATCTCGGGCCTTGCGGGCCCACTTTTGGGCCCGATTCAGGTAGGCCCTGGCCCGAGAATAATCTTTTCGAGCAATAAACTCCTTAGCCCGGCCAAAAAAGTAAATGGCCTGTTCATAAGCCTCCCGACTGTACCGGGCTCCGCCAGCCACATAGGCCTCGACAATACTCTTCTGAGCGGCAGAAAGGGCCTCGGAGGGAGGCACTTTCTTCTTAAAGGGCCCCACTTGGGGTATCTCCGGCACTTTAAAGGCTGTAGTTAGAGGTAGAAGCAATATTAGAGAGAGAACGATACCTGCGCTTCTCATGCCATTCTTTTCGGCCAAGGTAACAGAGGTCAAAAACTGGTATTTTCTGTTATTATGTCCTCTCCTGAGGATAAATCCCAAAGTCTTAGGGGGTAAAAGAGGTGAAGAGAATCTTTGGTTTTCTGCTCATTATTCTGCTTTTGATAGTTATCGCTGGAACGGCGGCCATCTTTTTCTTTAAGTTTGAGAGCACTCCGCCCCAGGTATCGGCTAAGATTCCCCAGGTAGCCGGTAAGAAGTTCAAGATCAGTTTCCA from Thermosulfuriphilus ammonigenes encodes the following:
- a CDS encoding sulfite exporter TauE/SafE family protein; translation: MTKSLTIMTAGLFGLAFISGMLGLGVAFAAVPFLSFFLPDLVNQVQPLTLFLNGLTALFATFGFARSGYVEWKKAIPLAVVTTAAAPVGAFLTRFIPVMVIWVAYLLSVSYLAYRLFKPVKGEEGRKENFKLALILAVPISVLAGFLGIGPGFLLMPTLILLGFEPKKAAGINAFAVTPPSFSALIPHLSTAKWDPVLTASLIGAGVVGAFLGARFTSLYVPSNRLKQLFGLLIVVMTAYKIYTLLGG
- a CDS encoding PhnD/SsuA/transferrin family substrate-binding protein is translated as MAKRGELKALERWAPMVAYLNQTLPQYRFILVPLNFYALREAVQNNELDFILANPAMYVEFESLNGASRIATLKNSRHGGAYTLFGGVIFCRADRLDIRDLSDLRGKSFAAVNPYSFGGWQMAWRELKERGISPQRDFQKVVFLETHDEVVYAVLEGAVDAGTVRTDTLETMAQEGKIDLKTFRILSPKKHPGFPFRVSTRLYPEWPFAKASKTPDDLAEQVAIALMKMSPESPAAKAAGIAGWTIPKNYQPVHECLKELRIGPYQSLGRFTLKEAVRKYWYWVVLLLLFAVVNSAIAVYVGNLNRRLREAKRQVELARNHLEEKVRERTAHLEVLNQKLLQEIQERERAEAELSAEKERLAVTMTSIGEAVLSTDETGLVRMMNRAAEEITGWEEKEALGRPLREIFRLKEDNHSCLDPVGVCLREKRLVEIKEGFLLRKDGSERLIEGTCSPIHERKSLIVGAVMVFRDITEKKKLEEEMLKSSKLESLAVLAGGIAHDFNNILTAVLGNISLAKFRAGEKSSLYSLLDQAERASLRAKALAQRLLAFTKEDSPVKKIVSLADLITETTTFALRGSRVVPRFKFPKQLWPAEVDEDQMGIVINNLVINAVEAMPDGGVLEISAENVHITPEAGLPLSPGRYVKVSIRDEGVGIPEDILPRIFDPFFTSKPGGSGLGLATCFSVIRRHGGHITVESEPGEGTVFYLFLPASGGQVLNAPEESRLISPEIRARVLVMDDEDLVRETLGEMLRLLGCEVAFAREGREALELYAQARDRDQGFDLVIMDLTIPGGMGGKEAVAKLLQIDPKAKVVVSSGYSSDPIMNDYQRYGFQAILNKPYRLNELTEVLKELLISKDEGKNSS
- a CDS encoding formylmethanofuran dehydrogenase subunit E family protein → MKHVWAIFFIAFFIATPALAGEGATDNSPDWFFPKWAAEAPNNKPIKVLDTEAPLGRYALKTKEIGLKDLARIHGHLCDGLAFAFVAIREALLKLFPNGVVDRTDIRVVTRNSPCFVDAATLMTRARINFMTVRVDNSLGWEFIVQKISTGEAYRVRLKSGFIPRDFEEIEKEIRARRKKGLPVSAKEIDHYEELLSAFIRKLLYTPPEWFIIVERLPHYEFRFLDLLAPRGDIINKNVPMGIHS
- a CDS encoding UbiA-like polyprenyltransferase, translated to MWRKIRTLLEMIKFEHTIFALPFAFMGAVLAARGIPEARTSLLILGAMVGARTAAMAFNRLVDLSFDAANPRTQNRPLVTGEVRPGETWAMILIASALFFFCAWRLNSLTLKLSPLALAILLAYSYTKRFTWLCHVFLGLAIGLSPLAGWIAVTGAFSWEPAILSLGVMFWVAGFDILYACLDEEFDRKVGLYSIPARFGRRRAFAISALFHSLAFGLFVLVGLLLSLGWIYYLGLTVTLGLFIAQRVVISPDDLSKMDLSFFTFNGAISVVMFLATVFSLIF
- a CDS encoding AAA family ATPase, giving the protein MKPLELTISGLHSYREPVKIDFSPAIEAQIFGIFGHTGGGKSTILDAITLALFGRTDRLGRSLKEAINPHCRELSVSLTFEVAGKVFKVSRTIPREGRSRVLLWGKQEDRLQEIAEKDQEVSRKLDSVLGIAFEDFIRMVILPQGKFDRFLFLRPEERARMLGRILNLERLGEPLYERVREECQRHLRELEGLKGQLEALRWATPEALTKLNRRIKALAWGREHLDRKLKKISQRLSRLKELKEWLEQEQRLEFELKTLTREAPKIKELKTKLRLAQALAPHSRDLKRLRDIDTDIDREQKTKERLLTQLNKAQERLKKAEEQYESFEKRYSEELENLSARAEKAQRALKLEERRQKANEEIKNLHGHLKGILAEIDQVKKQQHRLQQGLWSLEAREKKISLELAQLKFGKKEKELLKLLEASPLSEALALEKTWREKRKRQKEIKEALEERGHRLAQEFNLSFVEAGNLLQQIKGLLDRLQQEKERLLLEIQAREIINQLAENLKAGFPCPVCGSREHPSPAQKKEDTETSQRLRALEDRIKKIKRFLEEAEGLAQDETRLKALVEEITLLGERTNQIRSEIINQTGLPPLFSLTDLQREKERLLNLHYQETDLREESRRVLEQLGRVQQEALHLQEKLVRLGQEKEQLSVRLKERQRELAELNQEIRELTGKVSPDKLIIKIQTQMEELNREKNKLKEEVTELRQHSQGLEKKAAEIREHLNQLYKEKKTLLTQAEELKSRFKATLEELYQLLLPPEVMKELEEQIQSFEKRQTSLASRLEEVRRKINDLGPGLSPEEIPTLEDLKTRLEKAIGWLNQQVGRTTEAERRLREALKQRKDLLRQEKEIRAASELAHELKRLIQGKALVKFATRFYLAQVVSLANQMLEDLSGGRLFLAPPDEELNLAIHDLSAGNVRSVKTLSGGERFLVSFSLALGLSGYIQAQRAKPINFFFVDEGFGSLDADLQQQVAKVLERMLAEGRVVGLITHLEAFREIVPAYFWVEKDPQHGSRVRFIKNFV
- a CDS encoding thermonuclease family protein encodes the protein MSVQIFWDPKGLELDSLGSKKFLRATDGDTPYVSISIRMLSIDTPEVHYPGNQKPSKHDKKLTQLGEWLKEGKVPIKDSLAEYLYPKLASGKAGSLQEKQGRLAAEYFRKLLEKRLSDPQKKRKRGIFLRTADKPFDRYGRLLAYMAPYYTPEERARMSRKDRATFNLLMVESGWAAPFLIYPSLPRYQDLVLFWEAAKRAFEERDGAWAEPLMLTGYEFRMCVRLYEVMRKLIKGKRLSSQERKGWITRYCADLTTCKIYEPQDYHRVPPYNRLFIWPEDVTEAVGRLNLVSGY